From a region of the Georgenia yuyongxinii genome:
- a CDS encoding acetyl-CoA C-acetyltransferase — MTDSPRTDGAQRAAVVGSNRIPFAKAGGSYAEASNQDMLTAALEGLVARFGLAGERLDEVAAGAVLKHPKNFNLTRETVLGSSLDPHTPAYDVQRACGTGLEAIIGVANKIALGQVEVGVGGGVDSASDAPIVVSERLRRALLEANRAKSLPDRLKALAKVRPRDLAPVAPDVAEPRTGLSMGEQQALTTARWGIAREDQDALALASHVNLAAAYERGFFEDLLTPYRRLTRDESLRPDTSLEKLGKLKPVFGKHAAPGGPAPSMTAGNSTPLSDGASVVLLASDQWAGRRGLPVLAHVVDAQAAAVSFVGGEEGLLMGGAYAVPRLLARNGMRLEDFDLVEIHEAFASTVLATLAAFEDPDFARRAGFDAPLGALDRSRLNVTGSSLAAGHPFAATGGRIVGTLAKLLHERGESQVRPGRRARGLISVCAAGGQAVTMILEAA; from the coding sequence GTGACTGACTCCCCGCGCACCGACGGCGCCCAGCGGGCCGCCGTCGTCGGGTCGAACCGCATCCCCTTCGCCAAGGCCGGCGGCTCGTACGCCGAGGCCTCCAACCAGGACATGCTCACCGCCGCCCTCGAAGGGCTCGTGGCCCGCTTCGGGCTCGCCGGGGAGCGTCTGGACGAGGTCGCCGCCGGCGCCGTCCTCAAGCACCCCAAGAACTTCAACCTCACCCGCGAAACCGTGCTGGGCTCCTCGCTCGACCCGCACACCCCCGCCTACGACGTGCAGCGTGCCTGCGGCACCGGGCTCGAGGCGATCATCGGCGTCGCCAACAAGATCGCCCTCGGGCAGGTCGAGGTGGGCGTGGGCGGCGGCGTCGACTCGGCCTCGGACGCCCCGATCGTGGTGAGCGAACGGCTGCGCCGGGCCCTGCTGGAGGCCAACCGGGCGAAGTCGCTGCCCGACCGGCTCAAGGCGCTCGCCAAGGTGCGCCCGCGGGACCTGGCGCCGGTCGCACCGGACGTCGCCGAGCCGCGCACCGGGTTGAGCATGGGTGAGCAGCAGGCGCTGACGACGGCGCGCTGGGGCATCGCCCGTGAGGACCAGGACGCCCTGGCGCTCGCCTCGCACGTCAACCTCGCCGCGGCCTACGAGCGTGGGTTCTTCGAGGACCTGCTCACTCCCTACCGCCGGCTCACCCGCGACGAGTCGCTGCGCCCCGACACCTCGCTCGAGAAGCTGGGCAAGCTCAAGCCGGTCTTCGGCAAGCACGCCGCCCCGGGCGGCCCGGCGCCGTCGATGACCGCCGGCAACTCCACCCCGCTCTCCGACGGCGCGTCGGTGGTGCTGCTCGCGTCCGACCAGTGGGCCGGGCGCCGGGGGCTGCCGGTGCTCGCCCACGTCGTCGACGCCCAGGCCGCCGCGGTGAGCTTCGTCGGCGGGGAGGAGGGCCTGCTCATGGGCGGTGCCTACGCCGTGCCGCGGCTGCTCGCCCGGAACGGGATGCGCCTGGAGGACTTCGACCTCGTGGAGATCCACGAGGCCTTCGCCTCGACCGTGCTGGCCACGCTCGCCGCGTTCGAGGACCCCGACTTCGCCCGGCGCGCCGGGTTCGACGCGCCGCTCGGCGCCCTGGACCGGTCCCGGCTCAACGTCACCGGCTCCTCGCTCGCCGCCGGACACCCCTTCGCGGCGACCGGCGGGCGCATCGTCGGCACGCTGGCGAAGCTGCTGCACGAGCGCGGCGAGTCGCAGGTGCGCCCCGGGCGGCGGGCCCGTGGCCTGATCTCGGTGTGCGCGGCGGGCGGGCAGGCCGTGACGATGATCCTGGAGGCGGCGTGA
- a CDS encoding 4'-phosphopantetheinyl transferase family protein — translation MRAAREVEIWLLPAGITVVGDELDHLERDRAAALPPDRAARFVAARVLLRRVLSARLGLAPDVVPLDATCPQCGRPHGQVRVDGTPAGGQGGGPQVSVTRSGPLTLVALADGAEIGVDVEAEAAVTWAQLADVALSPAERAAHDRLPPPRRGPALARAWVRKEAVLKALGCGLDLEPARLELAGPGGPRLLPGAAVRTGVGDPIAVALADLSLEPGVAGAVALLGPGPIAVRTHDGSAALRRVRL, via the coding sequence GTGCGTGCCGCCCGGGAGGTCGAGATCTGGCTGCTCCCGGCCGGCATCACCGTCGTCGGGGACGAGCTCGACCACCTCGAGCGGGACCGGGCCGCCGCGCTGCCACCTGACCGGGCCGCCCGGTTCGTCGCTGCCCGCGTGCTGCTACGCCGCGTCCTGAGCGCCCGGCTCGGTCTGGCCCCAGACGTCGTGCCGCTCGACGCGACCTGCCCGCAGTGCGGCCGGCCGCACGGGCAGGTCCGGGTGGACGGGACGCCGGCCGGCGGCCAGGGTGGTGGGCCCCAGGTGAGCGTGACCCGGTCCGGTCCGCTGACCCTCGTGGCGCTCGCGGACGGGGCGGAGATCGGCGTCGACGTCGAGGCGGAGGCCGCTGTGACCTGGGCGCAGCTGGCCGACGTCGCGCTCTCCCCGGCGGAGCGTGCGGCCCACGACCGGCTGCCGCCGCCACGGCGCGGCCCGGCGCTGGCCCGGGCGTGGGTGCGTAAGGAGGCGGTGCTCAAGGCGTTGGGGTGCGGGCTGGACCTGGAGCCCGCGCGGCTCGAGCTGGCGGGGCCGGGCGGGCCGCGGCTGCTGCCGGGTGCAGCGGTGCGCACCGGTGTGGGGGACCCGATCGCCGTCGCCCTGGCTGACCTGTCCCTGGAGCCGGGCGTGGCGGGCGCCGTCGCCCTCCTCGGCCCGGGACCGATCGCGGTGCGCACGCACGACGGATCCGCCGCGCTCAGGAGAGTTCGGCTCTGA
- a CDS encoding dihydrolipoyl dehydrogenase family protein: protein MTGTLTERAVDVVVIGGGSTGENVADYAHRRGLEVTLVERALLGGECSYYACMPSKALLRPGRVLAAARDVRGAASAVDGMPDVAAVLARRTSFTHHWDDGAQVRWADGAGLDLVRGTARLDGERRVVVSGDDGEQVLRARHAVVLATGSVSTTPPVEGLPATRHWTTRDATSAPAVPRRLVVLGAGVAGAELSQAFARLGAAVSLVARSRVLSSFAPEVGERVARGLAGAGVDVHAGSSAVRAERPEGPDGPVVLHLEDGTALVGDELLVATGRRPRTRGLGLETVGIDRSDGGPLMVDDSGRVTAVPAGWLYAAGDVTGRAPLTHQGKYAARAVGEVIGARAAGRAAGEPAPWSAHAATADHVAVPQVVFTDPEVAHVGLTAAAAREQGRAVRTVTADLADVAGASILADDYAGWAQLIVDDARDVILGVTFVGPDVAELLHAATIAVVGEVPLERLWHAVPAYPTLSEVWLRLLDDDRERTA from the coding sequence ATGACCGGAACACTGACCGAACGCGCCGTCGACGTCGTCGTGATCGGCGGCGGGTCGACCGGTGAGAACGTGGCCGACTACGCCCACCGCCGGGGCCTCGAGGTCACGCTCGTGGAGCGGGCCCTCCTGGGCGGGGAGTGCAGCTACTACGCGTGCATGCCGTCCAAAGCGCTCCTGCGCCCCGGTCGCGTGCTCGCCGCCGCCCGGGACGTCAGGGGCGCGGCGTCGGCGGTGGACGGCATGCCCGACGTCGCGGCCGTCCTCGCGCGGCGCACCTCCTTCACCCACCACTGGGACGACGGCGCCCAGGTGCGCTGGGCCGACGGTGCGGGACTCGACCTGGTCCGCGGCACCGCCCGGCTCGACGGCGAGCGCCGCGTCGTGGTGAGCGGCGACGACGGCGAGCAGGTGCTCCGCGCGCGGCACGCCGTCGTGCTCGCCACCGGTTCGGTGTCCACCACGCCACCGGTCGAAGGTCTGCCGGCCACCCGGCACTGGACCACCCGGGACGCCACCTCCGCCCCGGCGGTACCTCGCCGCCTGGTCGTCCTGGGCGCCGGGGTGGCCGGTGCCGAGCTGAGTCAGGCGTTCGCCCGGCTCGGCGCCGCCGTCAGCCTCGTGGCGCGCAGCCGCGTGCTGTCCAGCTTCGCGCCGGAGGTCGGCGAGCGGGTGGCCCGCGGCCTGGCCGGTGCCGGCGTGGACGTCCACGCCGGCAGCTCCGCGGTCCGCGCCGAACGGCCCGAGGGCCCGGACGGGCCGGTCGTGCTCCACCTCGAGGACGGCACGGCGCTGGTGGGCGACGAGCTGCTGGTGGCGACCGGCCGGCGCCCGCGCACCCGCGGGCTCGGGCTGGAGACGGTCGGGATCGACCGGTCCGACGGCGGCCCGCTGATGGTCGACGACTCCGGTCGGGTCACCGCGGTGCCCGCCGGCTGGCTCTACGCCGCCGGCGACGTCACCGGGCGTGCTCCGCTGACCCACCAGGGCAAGTACGCTGCGCGGGCCGTCGGTGAGGTCATCGGCGCCCGGGCCGCGGGCCGGGCGGCCGGCGAGCCGGCCCCGTGGAGCGCGCACGCCGCCACGGCCGACCACGTGGCCGTGCCCCAGGTGGTGTTCACCGACCCGGAGGTCGCGCACGTCGGGCTCACCGCGGCCGCGGCCCGGGAGCAGGGCCGGGCGGTGCGGACCGTGACGGCCGACCTCGCCGACGTCGCCGGCGCGTCGATCCTCGCCGACGACTACGCCGGATGGGCCCAGCTCATCGTCGACGACGCCCGGGACGTCATCCTCGGCGTCACCTTCGTGGGCCCGGACGTTGCCGAGCTGCTCCACGCCGCGACGATCGCGGTCGTCGGCGAGGTGCCGCTGGAGCGGCTGTGGCACGCCGTCCCGGCCTACCCCACGCTCAGCGAGGTGTGGCTCCGGCTGCTCGACGACGACCGGGAGCGGACCGCCTGA
- a CDS encoding acyl-CoA dehydrogenase family protein, whose product MSTTTASGGTARGTTPPPATAPADSIDALSPASPADAVALMGAASPASAPTPPSPGATRTEPAERIDGAALGRLLDGRWWQVRREARDLALDPAMQKIEGLPLAEHRERALAQIQDLARRGVVHRAYPAAFGGGDDPGASLAAFEELVAADPSIQIKAGVQWGLFGAAVLHLGTDEHHARLLPGILDLTVPGCFAMTEIGHGSDVASIATTATYDAGTEEFVLTTPVVAARKEYIGNAAVHGRAAVVFAQLVTKGVNHGVHAFYVPIRAEVDDGEPTFLPGVAGRDDGLKGGLGGVDNGQLWFDHVRVPRANLLNRYGDVAPDGTYSSPIASPGRRFFAMLGTLVQGRVSLSGAALVAAKMAMAIAVTYGTERRQFTGADEHNEVVLLDYQQHQRRLLPLLARTYAATFAHHQMLDRFHEVFSGAHDTDADRQDLETLAAAAKPLTTWLALDALQEAREACGGAGYMAENRLVGLRQDMDVYVTFEGDNNVLLQLVGKRLLTDYGKEMARIDIAGAARYVAARAADMTLHRTPLRRAAQSILDTGSRARSAGHLRAADTQRELLEDRVEAMVAEIATALRPARTAPAVEAAALFNAHQHDLIEAARAHGELMQWEAFTAALTTVRDPHTREVLGTLRDLFGLTLIEKNLAWYLMNGRLTAQRAKTVTSYVDRLLVRLRPHATDLVEAFGYTPAHLRATIATGVETERQQEARAYYRRLRAAGQEPVNEKELHASQQKSGLAQPAD is encoded by the coding sequence ATGAGCACGACGACCGCATCCGGGGGCACCGCCCGCGGTACCACACCACCCCCGGCCACCGCACCGGCGGACTCCATCGACGCCCTCTCGCCCGCGAGCCCGGCCGACGCCGTCGCCCTCATGGGCGCGGCGTCCCCGGCCAGCGCACCCACCCCACCGAGCCCGGGCGCCACCCGGACCGAGCCCGCCGAGCGGATCGACGGCGCGGCGCTGGGCCGGTTGCTGGACGGGCGGTGGTGGCAGGTGCGCCGGGAGGCACGGGACCTCGCGCTCGACCCCGCGATGCAGAAGATCGAGGGGCTGCCCCTGGCCGAGCACCGTGAGCGGGCCCTCGCGCAGATCCAGGACCTCGCGCGCCGCGGTGTGGTCCACCGCGCCTACCCGGCAGCGTTCGGTGGCGGGGACGACCCCGGCGCCAGCCTCGCCGCCTTCGAGGAGCTCGTGGCCGCCGACCCCTCGATCCAGATCAAGGCGGGCGTGCAGTGGGGCCTGTTCGGCGCGGCGGTGCTGCACCTGGGCACCGACGAACACCACGCCCGGCTGCTGCCCGGCATCCTCGACCTCACCGTGCCGGGCTGCTTCGCGATGACCGAGATCGGCCACGGCTCGGACGTCGCCTCCATCGCCACCACGGCCACCTACGACGCCGGCACCGAGGAGTTCGTGCTCACCACCCCGGTGGTGGCGGCCCGCAAGGAGTACATCGGCAACGCCGCGGTCCACGGACGTGCCGCCGTCGTCTTCGCGCAGCTGGTGACCAAGGGTGTCAACCACGGCGTCCACGCCTTCTACGTGCCCATCCGCGCCGAGGTCGACGACGGCGAGCCCACCTTCCTGCCTGGGGTGGCCGGGCGGGACGACGGCCTCAAGGGCGGGCTCGGCGGCGTCGACAACGGCCAGCTGTGGTTCGACCACGTGCGGGTCCCGCGCGCGAACCTGCTCAACCGGTACGGCGACGTCGCCCCGGACGGCACCTACTCCTCGCCGATCGCCAGCCCGGGCCGGCGGTTCTTCGCGATGCTCGGCACGCTCGTGCAGGGCCGGGTCTCCCTCTCCGGGGCCGCGCTGGTCGCGGCCAAGATGGCGATGGCGATCGCGGTCACCTACGGCACCGAGCGCCGCCAGTTCACCGGGGCGGACGAGCACAACGAGGTGGTGCTGCTGGACTACCAGCAGCACCAGCGCCGCCTGCTGCCGCTGCTCGCCCGCACCTACGCGGCCACGTTCGCCCACCACCAGATGCTCGACCGCTTCCACGAGGTGTTCTCCGGCGCCCACGACACCGACGCCGACCGCCAGGACCTCGAGACCCTCGCCGCGGCCGCGAAGCCGCTGACCACCTGGCTGGCGCTGGACGCCCTGCAGGAGGCCCGCGAGGCCTGCGGCGGTGCGGGGTACATGGCGGAGAACCGCCTGGTCGGCCTGCGCCAGGACATGGACGTCTACGTCACATTCGAGGGCGACAACAACGTGCTGCTCCAGCTGGTCGGCAAGCGGCTGCTCACCGACTACGGCAAGGAGATGGCGCGCATCGACATCGCCGGGGCGGCGCGGTACGTCGCCGCCCGGGCCGCGGACATGACGCTGCACCGCACGCCGCTGCGCCGGGCCGCCCAGTCCATCCTCGACACCGGCTCGCGCGCCCGCTCCGCCGGGCACCTGCGCGCGGCGGACACCCAGCGCGAGCTGCTCGAGGACCGGGTCGAGGCGATGGTCGCGGAGATCGCCACGGCGCTTCGGCCGGCCCGCACGGCGCCCGCCGTGGAGGCGGCCGCGCTGTTCAACGCCCATCAGCACGACCTCATCGAGGCGGCCCGCGCCCACGGCGAGCTGATGCAGTGGGAAGCCTTCACCGCCGCGCTGACCACGGTGCGCGACCCGCACACCCGGGAGGTGCTCGGCACGCTGCGGGACCTGTTCGGGCTGACGCTCATCGAGAAGAACCTCGCCTGGTACCTGATGAACGGCCGCCTGACTGCGCAGCGGGCGAAGACGGTCACCAGCTACGTCGACCGGCTCCTGGTGCGGCTGCGTCCGCACGCGACGGACCTCGTGGAGGCCTTCGGGTACACGCCGGCGCACCTGCGGGCCACCATCGCCACCGGGGTCGAGACCGAGCGGCAGCAGGAGGCACGCGCGTACTACCGCCGGCTGCGCGCAGCCGGGCAGGAGCCGGTCAACGAGAAGGAGCTGCACGCCAGCCAGCAGAAGTCCGGCCTGGCCCAGCCGGCCGACTGA
- a CDS encoding three-helix bundle dimerization domain-containing protein: MASRADELHQLDMIIERLAGAHAGTPREHIVATVHAAYARFDASPVRDFVPMLVERAVRRQLGSPVAQAS, encoded by the coding sequence ATGGCCTCACGGGCAGACGAGCTCCATCAGCTCGACATGATCATCGAGCGCCTGGCCGGCGCCCACGCGGGGACGCCGCGCGAGCACATCGTGGCGACCGTGCACGCGGCCTACGCACGGTTCGACGCGAGCCCGGTGCGGGACTTCGTGCCGATGCTCGTCGAGCGGGCCGTCCGGCGGCAGCTCGGTTCCCCGGTGGCACAGGCCTCCTGA
- a CDS encoding CYTH and CHAD domain-containing protein, with protein MADGSTPTQVREVERKYTIPKGQALPPVTDLPGARAEPVELARLVARYFDTPDLRLLRLGMTLRRREGGPDEGWHLKVPDGGARTEVRLPLDAGGAAHPPEGLTRLLRAVVRGRPLLEVAQIATERRRHGFLDGEGRDVAEVVEDRVRATVDGQTGELRWREIEVEDHTDDGGLAGTIDERLTAAGILPAQSPSKLHHALATAGRPVEPETSDGGHPLRRYLREELANLVLADVGVRLEAHESVHSMRKAARRLRSALQSYGPVLDAAERAAPLVEDLRWLGRRLSEARDVEVQHERALTRIADSPVPHREAVQARLEEFFTQRGATARTLMLETLDSARHVELLDAMEALVGELDARDARDELDARDGLDGAAPATPARRPAKRRPADLTPRAVARTLRKQARKIDTRVAKVREAASPEERDEAVHRVRKAAKRLRYAIETASPLFPKKAKRALTAFDDLQDMLGEFQDATVARAHLLEASADQGHSAESSFALGIAYQREVEIAEAQVAELRPMWKGARRRARPLWS; from the coding sequence ATGGCAGACGGTTCCACGCCCACCCAGGTGCGCGAGGTGGAGCGCAAGTACACGATCCCCAAGGGCCAGGCGCTGCCACCGGTGACCGATCTCCCCGGTGCACGGGCCGAGCCCGTCGAGCTGGCCAGGCTCGTCGCGCGCTACTTCGACACCCCCGACCTGCGGCTGCTGCGGCTGGGCATGACGCTGCGCCGTCGGGAGGGCGGGCCGGACGAGGGCTGGCACCTGAAGGTGCCCGACGGCGGCGCCCGCACCGAGGTGCGCCTGCCGCTGGACGCCGGCGGCGCGGCGCACCCGCCCGAGGGGCTCACCCGGCTCCTCCGCGCCGTGGTCCGCGGCCGACCGCTCCTCGAGGTGGCGCAGATCGCCACCGAGCGCCGTCGGCACGGGTTCCTCGACGGCGAGGGGCGCGACGTCGCCGAGGTGGTCGAAGACCGGGTGCGGGCGACTGTCGACGGGCAGACCGGCGAGCTGCGCTGGCGGGAGATCGAGGTCGAGGACCACACCGACGACGGCGGGCTAGCCGGCACGATCGACGAACGGCTCACCGCCGCGGGCATCCTGCCCGCCCAGAGCCCGTCCAAGCTCCACCACGCCCTGGCGACGGCCGGACGACCGGTGGAGCCCGAGACCTCCGACGGTGGCCACCCGCTGCGCAGGTACCTGCGCGAGGAGCTGGCCAACCTGGTGCTGGCCGACGTCGGGGTCCGGCTCGAGGCCCACGAATCGGTGCACTCGATGCGCAAGGCGGCGCGGCGGCTGCGCAGCGCCCTGCAGTCCTACGGCCCGGTACTCGACGCGGCCGAGCGGGCGGCACCGCTCGTCGAGGATCTGCGCTGGCTGGGGCGGCGGCTGAGCGAGGCCCGGGACGTCGAGGTCCAGCACGAACGGGCCCTGACCCGGATCGCGGACTCGCCCGTGCCGCACCGTGAGGCGGTGCAGGCGCGGCTGGAGGAGTTCTTCACCCAGCGGGGCGCCACGGCCCGCACCCTCATGCTCGAGACGCTCGACAGTGCCCGGCACGTCGAGCTCCTCGACGCGATGGAAGCCCTCGTCGGCGAGCTGGACGCGCGAGACGCGCGGGACGAGCTGGACGCGCGGGACGGGCTGGACGGCGCCGCTCCCGCGACGCCCGCGCGCCGCCCCGCCAAGCGCCGGCCGGCCGACCTCACCCCTCGCGCGGTCGCCCGCACGCTGCGGAAGCAGGCCCGCAAGATCGACACGCGCGTGGCGAAGGTGCGCGAGGCGGCCTCGCCCGAGGAACGCGACGAGGCCGTGCACCGCGTGCGCAAGGCGGCCAAGCGCCTGCGCTACGCGATCGAGACGGCGAGCCCGCTCTTCCCTAAGAAGGCCAAGCGGGCACTGACGGCGTTCGACGACCTGCAGGACATGCTGGGCGAGTTCCAGGACGCCACCGTCGCGCGCGCGCACCTCCTCGAGGCCTCGGCCGACCAGGGCCACTCGGCGGAGTCCAGCTTCGCGCTGGGCATCGCCTATCAGCGTGAAGTCGAGATCGCCGAGGCCCAGGTGGCCGAGCTGCGCCCGATGTGGAAGGGGGCACGCCGGCGGGCCCGGCCGCTGTGGAGCTGA
- a CDS encoding TetR/AcrR family transcriptional regulator: MIPTTGDGAPGDEAADGRATRWAGHRSSRRAELVHAARRAVHHRGPDVSMEEIATEIGTSKSILYRYFTDKAGLQTAVGQAVLDRMREALAEAAAHVGGPRERISAMVTVYLEMVASSPHVYAFVTRPEAPTQAGDLRGFVAEVNDLVADSLLPALRGTEPPGTDVDDETLAVASLWASGVVGLVRSAAERWITEQIVGPAGRAGTDAALARMTRQELTAHLSDWLWDGAVGVTRRARRRSP; the protein is encoded by the coding sequence GTGATACCGACCACAGGTGACGGCGCTCCCGGGGACGAGGCCGCGGACGGGCGGGCCACCCGCTGGGCGGGACATCGCAGCTCGCGGCGCGCCGAGCTCGTCCACGCCGCGCGCCGGGCGGTGCACCACCGCGGGCCGGACGTCTCGATGGAGGAGATCGCCACCGAGATCGGCACCTCGAAGTCGATCCTGTACCGGTACTTCACCGACAAGGCTGGTCTGCAGACCGCCGTCGGGCAGGCGGTGCTGGACCGGATGCGCGAGGCGCTCGCCGAGGCTGCCGCGCACGTGGGTGGGCCGCGCGAGCGGATCTCCGCCATGGTCACGGTCTACCTGGAGATGGTCGCCTCCTCCCCCCACGTGTACGCGTTCGTCACCAGGCCCGAGGCACCCACCCAGGCGGGTGACCTGCGCGGCTTCGTCGCCGAGGTCAACGACCTCGTCGCCGACTCCCTGCTGCCCGCGTTGCGTGGCACCGAGCCGCCCGGCACGGACGTGGACGACGAGACGCTCGCGGTGGCCAGCCTCTGGGCGTCCGGCGTCGTCGGGCTGGTCCGCTCGGCCGCCGAGCGGTGGATCACCGAGCAGATCGTGGGGCCGGCCGGACGCGCCGGGACCGACGCCGCACTGGCCCGCATGACGCGCCAGGAGCTCACCGCCCACCTGTCCGACTGGCTGTGGGACGGCGCCGTGGGCGTCACGCGCCGTGCCCGCCGCCGCAGCCCCTGA
- a CDS encoding M1 family metallopeptidase, producing the protein MRADSYDPRGCPDIHVEHYDLDLIYKLAGNRLSATAVLRVTALTNLQQLELDLTGLTVKKVSVSGARLARYAHRSGRLQLRLAAEVPEGATFEVTVRYDGHPVPVPSPWGTVGWEELTDGALVASQPTGASSWFPCNDRPADRSTYRTSVTTDNGYYVLAHGTLVAHRARAATTTWVYEERHPTAAYLATVQIGRYVALPLGDSPVPQHALVPATLRRPASRLLARHGEMMRTLTEMFGPYPFTAYTLVFTEDELEIPVEAQGISVFGANHVVPTDGDERLVPHELAHQWFGNSVSVTTWQHIWLNEGFACYAEWLWSPHAGGRATDAMARHWHTVLARAPQDLVLSDPGPANIFDDRIYKRGALTLHALRLTVGDEVFFDLVRDWTARYRYRSVTTADFRALAHEHAELRGGEALAGAVGALLGAWLDQPRLPALPLR; encoded by the coding sequence ATGAGGGCCGACTCCTACGACCCGCGCGGCTGCCCCGACATCCACGTCGAGCACTACGACCTGGACCTGATCTACAAGCTCGCCGGCAACCGGCTCAGCGCCACGGCGGTGCTGCGGGTCACGGCGCTGACCAACCTGCAGCAGCTCGAGCTGGACCTGACCGGCCTGACGGTGAAGAAGGTGTCCGTCAGCGGTGCCCGCCTCGCCCGGTATGCGCACCGAAGCGGCCGGCTCCAGCTACGGCTCGCGGCCGAGGTGCCCGAGGGCGCCACGTTCGAGGTGACCGTGCGCTACGACGGCCATCCCGTACCGGTGCCGAGCCCGTGGGGCACCGTGGGGTGGGAGGAGCTGACCGACGGCGCGCTCGTGGCCAGCCAGCCCACCGGGGCGTCGTCGTGGTTCCCGTGCAACGACCGGCCGGCGGACCGGTCCACCTACCGCACCTCGGTGACCACCGACAACGGCTATTACGTGCTCGCCCACGGCACGCTCGTCGCGCACCGGGCGCGGGCCGCGACCACCACCTGGGTGTACGAGGAGCGCCACCCCACCGCGGCCTACCTCGCGACCGTGCAGATCGGCCGCTACGTGGCGCTGCCCCTCGGGGACTCCCCGGTGCCCCAGCACGCCCTCGTGCCGGCCACGCTGCGCCGGCCGGCCTCGCGGCTGCTCGCGCGCCACGGCGAGATGATGAGGACGCTCACCGAGATGTTCGGGCCGTACCCGTTCACCGCGTACACCCTGGTCTTCACCGAGGACGAGCTCGAGATCCCCGTCGAGGCCCAGGGCATCTCGGTGTTCGGCGCCAACCACGTGGTGCCCACCGACGGCGACGAGCGGCTCGTGCCCCACGAGCTCGCGCACCAGTGGTTCGGCAACTCCGTCTCCGTGACCACGTGGCAGCACATCTGGCTCAACGAGGGGTTCGCCTGCTACGCGGAGTGGCTGTGGTCCCCGCACGCCGGCGGCCGCGCCACCGACGCGATGGCCCGGCACTGGCACACCGTGCTCGCCCGCGCCCCCCAGGACCTCGTGCTGTCCGACCCCGGCCCGGCGAACATCTTCGACGACCGCATCTACAAGCGGGGCGCCCTCACCCTCCACGCGCTGCGGCTGACGGTAGGCGACGAGGTGTTCTTCGACCTCGTCCGGGACTGGACCGCCCGATACCGCTACCGCAGCGTGACGACGGCGGACTTCCGTGCCCTGGCGCACGAGCACGCAGAGCTCCGCGGCGGCGAGGCGCTGGCCGGCGCCGTCGGCGCGCTGCTCGGTGCGTGGCTGGACCAGCCCAGGCTGCCCGCGCTGCCTCTCCGGTAG